The Amaranthus tricolor cultivar Red isolate AtriRed21 chromosome 6, ASM2621246v1, whole genome shotgun sequence genome has a segment encoding these proteins:
- the LOC130814783 gene encoding uncharacterized protein LOC130814783, protein MASKDKESAVLLGEESQITRKTSKKDLEARVAKLEISLGDALDDITKLEERVGALEDKEDEVAQSLVNQVLRSEMGAIRDSLGGELQAVKELVESLKGDITLCKAAVAGGAIVREGPKMKIPEPPKYHGKRDARELDNFLWSIERYFDAMRVDDDSSKINTTTMYLGDDAILWWRRRESDIKKRTFTINTWEEFKADFKRQFYPENVEEVAMKKLRGLKHTSTIKEYVKQFSSLMLEVTELPEKEQLLYFMDGLQRWAEQELKRRNVQTLAEAIAAAESLIEYKQDSKKDKSNKKGGDKGKGGGAKLTKDRGNGGGKPFEKKDKGKSDSDGKFKNRDCFLYGGPHFARECPQRQKLNAMVAAHEQDSGKEV, encoded by the coding sequence ATGGCATCAAAGGACAAGGAGAGTGCTGTTCTCCTAGGAGAGGAGTCACAAATCACTAGGAAGACCTCAAAGAAGGATCTTGAGGCAAGAGTGGCTAAGTTGGAGATAAGCCTCGGGGATGCCCTCGACGACATCACTAAGCTTGAAGAACGGGTCGGGGCTTTGGAGGACAAGGAAGATGAGGTAGCCCAAAGCCTTGTGAATCAGGTGCTACGCTCGGAGATGGGAGCCATTCGTGACTCCCTTGGTGGGGAGCTCCAAGCTGTGAAGGAGCTCGTTGAGTCCCTCAAGGGGGACATCACCTTGTGCAAGGCGGCGGTGGCCGGGGGTGCCATTGTTCGTGAAGGCCCTAAGATGAAGATTCCCGAGCCGCCTAAGTACCATGGGAAGCGCGATGCTAGGGAGCTCGACAACTTCCTATGGAGCATTGAAAGGTACTTCGATGCAATGCGGGTGGACGATGATTCATCCAAGATAAACACCACCACAATGTATTTAGGGGACGATGCCATCCTATGGTGGAGAAGACGCGAGTCAGATATTAAAAAGAGGACTTTTACCATCAACACATGGGAAGAGTTCAAGGCCGACTTCAAGAGGCAATTCTATCCAGAAAATGTGGAGGAGGTGGCCATGAAGAAGCTTCGGGGGTTGAAGCATACAAGTACTATTAAAGAGTACGTAAAGCAATTTTCATCCCTTATGTTGGAGGTGACGGAGTTACCCGAGAAGGAACAACTTCTCTACTTTATGGATGGTCTACAACGATGGGCCGAGCAAGAGTTAAAGAGGCGTAATGTACAAACGCTCGCTGAAGCCATCGCAGCAGCCGAGTCCTTAATTGAGTACAAGCAAGACTCAAAGAAGGATAAGAGCAACAAGAAGGGCGGTGACAAGGGGAAAGGTGGGGGAGCCAAACTCACTAAAGACCGCGGGAATGGGGGAGGCAAGCCATTTGAGAAGAAGGACAAAGGGAAATCCGACTCCGATGGCAAATTTAAAAACCGCGATTGTTTCTTGTATGGAGGCCCACACTTTGCAAGGGAATGCCCACAGCGGCAAAAACTCAATGCCATGGTAGCAGCACATGAGCAAGACTCCGGGAAGGAGGTGTAA
- the LOC130815582 gene encoding U-box domain-containing protein 21-like, which yields MISSWRRKRAGRGRVGGESGLHKKPTELIVPTHFRCPISLDMMKDPVTLSTGITYDRENIEKWIEAGNVTCPMTKSVLKTFEPIPNHTIRRMIQDWCVENRSHGIERIPTPRIPISSDEVGSILDKISTTRNPQECRNLVEKISKAIKESERNKKCIVGNGVGKTLALVFQSFADGEGEIVISLLEEIMVVLISITPLESQAEIRLSSPKSLERLVLFLKRGSLSSRRSAVLILKDLVSSHKDDQDKVVDALTTLDETIESLVKLVKEPICPSSTKASLVVIYHMITPYIISSNKGVIIGKFIEMGLVTLVLDILVDADKSMCEKALGVLDGLCRTDNGRLATYSHALAVPVVVKKILRVTDLATEFSVSILYRLCENEKRENGGVIVEALQVGAFQKLLLILQVGWNINERIKEKVTKLLKVLNLFRNKVECIESMDFKNLKRPF from the coding sequence ATGATTTCTTCATGGAGGAGGAAAAGGGCGGGCCGAGGCAGGGTTGGCGGTGAAAGTGGGTTGCATAAGAAACCGACGGAGCTAATAGTTCCGACCCATTTTCGGTGTCCGATATCCTTAGATATGATGAAGGATCCTGTGACTTTGTCAACGGGTATCACGTACGATCgtgaaaatatagaaaaatggATAGAGGCTGGTAACGTAACATGTCCTATGACCAAGTCCGTTTTAAAAACATTTGAGCCTATTCCAAATCATACCATACGTCGTATGATCCAAGATTGGTGCGTGGAGAACCGTTCACACGGTATCGAACGTATTCCCACACCTCGTATTCCGATCAGTTCGGATGAGGTGGGATCAATCTTGGACAAAATCTCGACGACTCGAAATCCACAAGAGTGTCGTAATTTGGTGGAGAAAATaagtaaagcaataaaagaGAGTGAAAGGAATAAAAAATGCATTGTTGGTAATGGAGTTGGAAAAACATTAGCCCTTGTATTTCAATCATTTGCAGATGGCGAGGGCGAAATTGTCATTTCACTATTAGAAGAAATTATGGTAGTTCTCATCTCAATAACTCCCTTAGAATCACAAGCGGAGATTCGTCTTAGTTCACCAAAATCTCTAGAGCGTTTGGTCTTGTTCCTTAAGCGAGGAAGTTTATCGAGCAGGCGAAGCGCGGTTTTAATCCTTAAAGACCTCGTTTCGAGCCATAAAGATGATCAAGATAAAGTTGTTGATGCATTAACAACCCTAGACGAAACAATTGAGTCCTTAGTCAAATTAGTTAAAGAACCAATTTGTCCATCTTCTACTAAAGCTTCTCTAGTAGTAATTTACCATATGATAACACCTTATATTATATCTTCAAATAAGGGTGTTATCATAGGAAAGTTTATTGAAATGGGTTTAGTCACATTAGTCCTAGACATTCTAGTAGATGCTGATAAAAGCATGTGCGAGAAAGCACTAGGGGTGCTCGATGGCCTTTGTCGAACAGACAATGGCCGTCTTGCAACTTATAGCCACGCACTGGCCGTGCCAGTGGTGGTTAAAAAGATACTTAGAGTTACTGATTTAGCGACCGAGTTTTCGGTTTCTATACTCTATAGGCTTTGTGAAAATGAGAAGAGAGAAAATGGAGGTGTTATAGTTGAAGCTCTTCAAGTTGGTGCATTTCAAAAGCTTTTGCTGATTTTACAAGTGGGTTGGAATATTAATGAGAGGATTAAGGAGAAGGTTACCAAGTTATTAAAGGTCTTGAATCTTTTCAGAAATAAGGTTGAGTGCATAGAATCAATggattttaagaatttaaagagaccattttaa
- the LOC130815785 gene encoding multiple organellar RNA editing factor 9, chloroplastic-like: MLPGCDYNHWLIVMQFPKDPAPTREQMIDTYLETLATVLGSSSLVNVLAYGKGGMDQMQDISLVFLLYKLLLAAKPWKKQKRTCTTTYTGFQCTVDEETSEKFKGLPGVLWVLPDFDIDVKNKDYGGDKYINGEIIPCKYPSYQTKQCNTSKYESKRYKRKRDGPPGTTRKPRQETAPSESSSS, from the exons ATGTTACCTGGTTGTGATTACAATCATTGGCTGATTGTTATGCAGTTCCCTAAAGACCCTGCTCCTACTAGAGAACAAATGATTGATACTTATCTTGAAACTCTTGCTACTGTTTTAGGAAG CTCAAGTTTGGTTAATGTTTTGGCGTATGGAAAGGGTGGAATGGATCAAATGCAAGACATTAGCTTAGTATTTCTACTCTATAAGTTACTCTTGGCTGCGAAAC CATGGAAGAAGCAAAAAAGAACTTGTACCACAACCTACACTGGCTTCCAATGTACTGTAGATGAAGAAACATCTGAAAAATTCAAGG GATTGCCTGGAGTTTTGTGGGTGTTGCCTGATTTCGACATAGATGTTAAAAACAAGGATTATGGAG GGGATAAGTATATCAATGGTGAGATTATTCCTTGCAAGTATCCCAGTTACCAAACTAAGCAATGCAATACGTCTAAATATGAAAGCAAAAGGTACAAGAGAAAGCGAGATGGTCCTCCTGGAACTACCAGAAAACCAAGACAAGAGACCGCCCCCTCTGAATCATCCTCTTCATGA